The window TCCTTGATGGCGCGGATGCGCGGGTGCTCGGCCAGGGCCAGCAGGGTGTCGGTGGTCAGCGTGGCGCCGGTGCGGTAGGGAATGTCATAAACGATCAATGGCACAGCGCTGGCATCGGCCAGCGTGCGGAACCAGTGCAGCAAGCCCTGCTGTGATGGGCGGATGTAGTGCGGTGGGGGCACCAGCAGCCCGGCCAGCGGGTACTGCGCCAGGGCCGTCACCCATTCCACCGTATGGCCCATGTGGTAGCCCGACAGCCCCATCACCACCGGCAGGCCCTGCGCCGCGCCGAGCACGGTGTCCAGCACGGCCAGTTGCTCGGCCTCATCGAGCGCAGCGGCTTCGCCGGTGGAGCCACAGGCCACGAAGCCTGAGACACCTTGTCGGGCCAATGTGGTGGTCAAGGCCGCGAGAGCAGGGTGGTCCACGGCGCCGTCCTTGAACGGGGTGACCAGGGGAATCCAGAGGCCCTGAAATGGGGTGAGGGAAGCAGAAGCTGCAGGCATGCGAAAAATCCTTAGAAGGTTCGACCGATGGAAGAACCGTTTCAGGTGCGCGTGGAGTGCCAAGATTCAAAAAAGGAGAGTTTTTGCCAAGGGTTCCGTCGCTCATCCGGGACGGAACCGCACAGCTCCGGTCAGATGAGCTGGGGTTTTTTGGCTTTGACCACGCACTGCAATGCCAACACGGAAGCGGTGGTCATGGCAAAGAGGCTGCGCGTGGTCATCGGCGGAGTATAGCGAAGCGTGCGTTCAGCTGGCCGGCCTGACTTCTGGCGCTACCAGCTCAGGACACGGCCAGTTCAGCAGCTCGGCCAGTCGGATGGTGATCCAGGTGGCCTCCGCCACTGGGACGCCCGATTCGGCAGTGCACAGGCCGGCGTGGATGCGCCGCAGGATTTCGGCTTCGGAAGGAGCCTGCAGGTGGTAGAGCGTCTGCGCTTGCTCCACCAAGTGGCCGGCCAAGTCCTCGCACAGCTCGTAGCGGGTGCGCACGCCGTCTGCCTTTTCGGTCAGGCGCCCCCGTGCGTCGGTGTATACCGCCATGAAGGATGGCGGCACATGAATCTGGTTGTCGTCGTACATGGAGGTCTCAGTCCGGCGTGAATAGCCGCTCGAACTTGGCCTGGTCCGAGGCCAGCTCGAAGGTCACGACCTGACCCATTTTCATGTCCGACAGGCGGCACGCGCCAAACAAGG of the Acidovorax sp. 107 genome contains:
- the dapA gene encoding 4-hydroxy-tetrahydrodipicolinate synthase; its protein translation is MPAASASLTPFQGLWIPLVTPFKDGAVDHPALAALTTTLARQGVSGFVACGSTGEAAALDEAEQLAVLDTVLGAAQGLPVVMGLSGYHMGHTVEWVTALAQYPLAGLLVPPPHYIRPSQQGLLHWFRTLADASAVPLIVYDIPYRTGATLTTDTLLALAEHPRIRAIKDCGGDTAKTQALIADGRLAVLAGEDAQMFSTLAWSGHGAIAASAHWHAPHFVELVDLLRVGNLPEARRVWQILRPWVETCFAEPNPAPLKAALAHAGWIRNELRAPMVAASAALMQRLQTLPGLSPR